A genomic window from Leptospira fletcheri includes:
- a CDS encoding type II toxin-antitoxin system RelE/ParE family toxin, which yields MNFRVLSLPKFDRQAKRLIKKFPSLKAEILNLVHSLIQNPAQGTKIARDCYKIRISISSKGKGKSGGARIITHVLIKDHSVYLLLIYDKSEQSGVSDSEIEELLQEIP from the coding sequence ATGAACTTTAGAGTTCTTTCACTTCCTAAGTTCGATCGCCAGGCTAAACGACTTATCAAAAAGTTCCCCTCTCTCAAGGCAGAAATACTTAATCTAGTACATTCCTTGATTCAGAATCCAGCCCAAGGAACTAAGATCGCACGAGATTGTTATAAAATACGGATCTCTATTTCCTCTAAAGGAAAAGGGAAATCCGGAGGGGCAAGGATTATCACTCATGTCCTAATTAAAGACCACTCCGTTTATTTGCTCCTCATTTATGATAAATCCGAGCAAAGCGGGGTGTCCGACTCCGAAATAGAAGAATTACTACAGGAAATCCCCTAG
- a CDS encoding DUF1574 domain-containing protein, giving the protein MPQSNQKSEEIQNFLTRPYLFYPVLLFLFVFLVDKLFFLEKVRDYLKTEFTYIYYDVKKDLLKELIQKYGSQATQKSPKKLVILLGSSRLLYFKNQEILDFYPDWDVYNFSSAVTTPAYYLFFLERMIEGGVKPDFLVMEADPFQFNANSTTFKKSNLANSFDLRFVLSYAWTLGRENVNYYLGNTIFGVSKNKPYLSNVVNRLTNKKFEMAELVKQMTIDTLYKDQGNAISPAGAFFERDFGKLEDSSIRTIGWIYPKYAPSEMQFEFYEKILRLVKERQISTIVVRPEVSLPLENLLASMKIPAPWKEKILPINESYGIPLLELAEEKDYECNSFADSGHMAVDCYRPFLRFLRLHFPHSAQ; this is encoded by the coding sequence GTGCCCCAAAGCAATCAAAAATCGGAGGAAATCCAGAATTTCCTTACAAGGCCGTATCTATTCTATCCGGTTCTTCTTTTTTTATTCGTCTTTCTCGTGGATAAACTTTTCTTTTTGGAAAAGGTTCGGGACTATCTTAAGACGGAATTCACTTACATTTACTACGATGTGAAGAAGGATCTCCTGAAGGAACTCATACAAAAGTACGGTTCCCAAGCGACTCAAAAATCCCCGAAAAAGCTCGTCATCCTTTTGGGATCTTCCCGTTTGCTTTATTTTAAAAACCAGGAGATACTGGATTTTTATCCCGACTGGGACGTTTATAATTTTTCTTCGGCCGTAACGACTCCGGCATATTATCTTTTCTTTTTGGAAAGAATGATAGAAGGCGGGGTGAAGCCTGACTTTCTGGTGATGGAAGCCGACCCTTTCCAATTCAACGCGAACAGCACCACTTTTAAGAAATCCAATCTCGCGAACAGCTTCGATCTGCGATTCGTTCTTTCTTATGCATGGACGTTGGGTCGTGAGAATGTGAACTATTATCTCGGGAATACGATTTTCGGAGTCAGCAAAAACAAACCATATCTTTCGAATGTGGTAAATCGTCTGACGAATAAGAAGTTCGAAATGGCCGAGCTCGTAAAGCAGATGACGATCGATACCTTGTATAAGGATCAGGGGAATGCTATTTCTCCGGCGGGCGCATTCTTCGAACGCGACTTCGGCAAGTTAGAGGACAGTTCGATCCGAACGATCGGTTGGATCTATCCGAAATACGCTCCTTCGGAAATGCAATTCGAGTTTTACGAAAAGATTCTGAGATTGGTTAAAGAGCGGCAGATTTCTACGATCGTGGTGCGCCCGGAAGTTTCCTTGCCTTTGGAGAATCTTCTCGCCTCGATGAAGATTCCCGCTCCCTGGAAGGAAAAAATTCTTCCGATCAACGAGTCTTACGGCATTCCGCTTTTGGAACTCGCAGAAGAAAAAGATTACGAGTGCAATTCCTTTGCGGACAGCGGACATATGGCAGTGGATTGTTATCGTCCTTTCTTGCGTTTTTTGCGGCTACATTTCCCGCATTCCGCTCAATAA
- a CDS encoding PLU-1-like domain protein codes for MEFQDLDSYFQSLTDITDTISILNSPYDSDFDADIDRMEDFFKDIQSRDWYSQGREHFNLFASHFSFHTKIVEEIIREAREILDPERRVYVKRLVSYNKNVLEWFAELQKRRKSSESLATA; via the coding sequence GTGGAATTTCAAGATTTAGACTCTTATTTTCAAAGTCTCACTGACATAACGGACACGATTTCCATCCTGAATTCCCCTTACGACTCCGACTTCGATGCAGACATCGATCGCATGGAAGATTTTTTTAAAGATATCCAATCCAGAGACTGGTATTCTCAGGGAAGGGAGCATTTTAACTTATTCGCGAGTCATTTTTCCTTCCACACCAAAATCGTGGAGGAAATCATCCGTGAAGCCAGGGAAATTCTGGATCCGGAAAGAAGAGTGTACGTAAAGCGTTTGGTTTCGTACAACAAAAACGTTTTGGAATGGTTTGCGGAACTTCAAAAGAGACGCAAGTCCTCCGAGTCTCTCGCGACGGCCTGA